A stretch of DNA from Diospyros lotus cultivar Yz01 chromosome 14, ASM1463336v1, whole genome shotgun sequence:
taaagataatctAGTAATTTGGAAAGCGTAtcatacaaaatatttaatttaaatatagttttcttccatcataacatttttgttttcaatgtaaaagtttttgaaagtatTTTTGTTTTAGGATATGGTCATAGATAGAGATGTATGGATGTCTCAAGTTCATTTTGTCTACTTTACTTAATAAGATTAAAGTTTGggattattgttgttattatcACTATTTCTATAGCGTTTGTATGgcgtttttattttgaataaaataaaaaagattgtgtttctacaaaaaaaaataatttgaaaaaaatcttaaaagcCCATCGATAACAAATAAATTGATTGTAGGTCCTATTTCGCTAATAATAATAGTGaaatttgagaataaaattattcaaataaaaaatacttgaactaaatttaacaaaaacttGGAACACAATGACTTTAGGGTTTATGGTTTACggattttattatattttttttctcaatttatgtCGACGTCCAAATTTGGTTGACTGTGATTTGTTTTGCCCGTTCTGAAAAATGAATGCAAAAGGGGGAAAGAGAAGACACATCAGAGAGATTTGGAATGTTCGATTAGCGCTCCGGaggctggcacctgcaagcactctgatGCCCCAATAAATAAGGGAATAAGCTATATATTAGCAAGTCAGAGAGTGAGCATGTACCTCGGCTCTGAAGAGAACTACTTAAATATAGAATGAGGGAATGCCCTTTCCACATGTATTATGCTTTTGCAAGTGATGAGACTGAATATTGGCGCTAGTGAGGTTTCCCAGGTGGCAGCATGACGTTGATTGGttcctcattaatgtggataggATCTGAGGCGGGCACACGAATGCCCAGTAGAGGTTGTAATGATATTGCTGCAAACTGGCATAGGGTCAGGATGGGACCGTCATGAGCTAAGAGATGAACCGAGAGAGAAACCAGATTGGGCTCGGACAATCCAACCAGAATTATGTCTAGCCCATCATTACTTCGCAGTCTTCTCGCTCATGCGAGCTAAATGATCAAGCGATCCGCAAGATGAATGATCCCGTGGTCTGCAAATTGAAAGCGTCGCTGGGAGCTTGCTTGGTCCGCGGTCTACAAGCTTAACGTGTTGATGGGAGCTCGCCTGGTCCGCGGCCTGAGCTCGGAATAGGTAAAGTGCGAGTTGGTTCTGACGACCTTGGCCTTAGGCCTATGTGGGCTTCAAAAGACTTGGGTCGGCCTGCAAGGTCGAGTTCAACCCACTTAGCTCTTTCcaagaaatacccataacaattTCAATGCAACAAAGACATTTAGttaagattttattttggttatataACATTATCCCTAATATAAATAACCTagtaatttggaatttttttttctaacatcaacataaaatagttttctacatgaattttcaaataaaattttttagaaaaaagatATACAAATTGCAATTAAACTATCATTCTATCTCACTTACCTtcttaatttacaaaatattatgCTTACCTCTCTTAACTCTACATAAATGCCTTTTTGGTCCATTTGAATTCACAAATTTTTAAGATAAGTAatgaaaatgaccaaattatcCTTCAAGATGCatctaaattttctttaaagtgtatataatttgtattttttaatgaaaattatgtCTTAAACTATGTTATAGCCtatgtttcttttttaatagAATGATAATTAGAGGAtaacttaagaaaataaaaaaaaatgattagtggataaaataggtattttgataaatattgatattataaaatttcatATATGAATGGATGAGTAACAAAATGGGTTTCAAAATTtggaaatgttatttgaatattctatttgatatttttaatgaaatttatatattaatgtattatatatttatattgatgtgacaaaatataatatataaaaaattactgAAAATATCAGAACTAATTGTCCAAATACCATTTCCGATCAAAATTTTACCCAGAAGGGGTGATAAATGTTGATGGAGGTAAGTGTAATAATTCATAGCTAAAGGGATAAACTGAAGCAGAATGAAAATTTAAGGGGGGTTTATGTAATTACTCCTATTTTGCATCCGTCAGGCAGAGAGACAGCCTCCTTCACCATTGGCATCTCAATCTCTTtcagttgagagagagagagagagatggagggtCTGGCAGTGTTAGCAGGATGCCCATGTCCATGtccttcttcttcgtcttcccTGTTCTGTAAAGCACCCAGAAGAAGCAGAAGCAACAACTTATCCTTGGCTGCAGCAGCTCCATCCAACTCCAAGACTAAGAAACTTGACAAACGGCAACACCTGGCCGCATTCCAGCCTCCTTCTCGTCTTTTCTCTTTTTCGCTTTTCCAATCTCATCTCCGCCATAACCATACCAAATCCCACATCTTCCTCCCCCACTTGATTGCCTCcatggtctctctctctctctctctctctcaaattagATAAATGGGTTCAAAACCAGTAGGCTCACTGTTTATTTCTTCTGATTTTTCAGGAACAAACGGAGGAGACTTATATTATGGTCAAGCCCGACGGTGTTCAGCGCGGTCTTGTGAGCTTAAATACGAGTGAAGTTTCAGGGTTTTTAGCTGAATCAGCATTGCATTTGGAGTTACTGGTGggtttgtgtttttcttttgtgGGTTTGGGTTTTTGCAGGTTGGAGAGGTAATTTCTAGGTTTGAGAAGAAGGGGTTTAAGTTGACTGCTTTGAAGCTCTTCCAGTGCCCTAAAGAATTGGCCGAGGTCTGCTGTCTGAACCCTAACTTCTATTCTTGTTTTTGTTGTCGATGATGAAGAAAACCCGTCTAAGAATTTTCCATCTTTAGGTTAAATGACGTCAATTCTGCTGTTTGTTAATGGTAATGTTCATCTGGAGTTGACAGGGAATGATGTGTTCTTTGGAAACTTGAACTATGTAGCTGTCTAATTGGTGatcttatttttgttcatgtcaGAAGTTTCCATCCTCGGGTTAAATTACATTGATTCTGTGCTGTGTGAATCCTAATGCTTATTTGTGTTGGATAgaaaattatgtattttctGGAAACTAGAACTATATAATCATCTAATTGGTGGTACTTCGGTAATTAGAGATAGAATTCAGACAACTGTTTTCTCGTTAAGTGGATATACCTCAATTGTTGGTCAAGTTGCTTACATAAATTATGATTATTCTCTCTGTTTAATCATCTTCATGCCATAAGGATTTCTGTTCATATTGCTGAGTGCAGTATAAAACTAGAAAATGTGAAGAAGGAAATAAAACTGGTTCCACCAATGCACTCCAAATATATGAAAAGGATTATCATGTTAATACACATAATTGGTAACTAAAAGAGTATGGTTATTTTATCCTCTCTGAGTTAATTAGCATTCTTTTGATTATCTTTTGATGGTTGTAGGAGCACTACAAGGATCTCAAGTCGAAGTCATTCTTCCCTAAGCTGATTGAGTATATCACCTCTGGGCCTGTTGTGTGTATGGTATGGTTCTCCCTGATGTTTTCATGCGAATAGCTTAAACCATAATACTTGAGTACATTTATAACTTTCCAAATAAGATAACCATATCTTAATTGTGTTTTTGCAAGGCTTGGGAGGGTGTTGGTGTTGTTGCATCGGCTCGTAAGCTCATAGGGGCAACAAATCCTCTTCAAGCTGAGCCGGGCACAATCAGGGGTGATCTTGCAGTTCAAACAGGAAGGTGGGAcatccaaaatatatttttagatagcgttataattttttgtgttttcccTACATTAACGTGAACCTTGAAttatcaaatttgttttctGGGGGCAAGAAAACTACATATACATGACATCTCATGAAGCTCATTTTGCAGGAATGTGGTTCATGGAAGTGACAGCCCTGAGAACGGCAAGCGCGAAATAGGTAAAGTCTTTGATGCTCCAAGAGAATGTAGGGGAAACATTTTGCTCTTAAAATAGTCGTGATGTTACCTCTTAGGTTtgatgttaaattttatttcaagtGTTTGTATGTCCACACGGCTTTATGACGAATTCCTCCCTCCCTAACTTGTGGGTTTTATTCTTAGGAGAAGTGAAAGCATTTCCCTGTGCTTTTATACAGTGTGATAACAGGATTAGTGGTCCTACAACTCTGTTGCTCCTTGTCTTACAAGGTAAAAGAACAGAGGCGAAAGAAATCTCAGTAGAGCCATAACTTTTACATTCTTCTACCTTAGTCTCTC
This window harbors:
- the LOC127791059 gene encoding nucleoside diphosphate kinase 2, chloroplastic, coding for MEGLAVLAGCPCPCPSSSSSLFCKAPRRSRSNNLSLAAAAPSNSKTKKLDKRQHLAAFQPPSRLFSFSLFQSHLRHNHTKSHIFLPHLIASMEQTEETYIMVKPDGVQRGLVGEVISRFEKKGFKLTALKLFQCPKELAEEHYKDLKSKSFFPKLIEYITSGPVVCMAWEGVGVVASARKLIGATNPLQAEPGTIRGDLAVQTGRNVVHGSDSPENGKREIALWFKEGELCEWTPAQVPWLRE